GGGCGGGCAATGGTTGCAACATTAGCGGGAGTACTACCTTGGGTTTGATAGGTGTAGATATTCTGAGTCGGCGCAAAGTCAAAAACAGGATTTGTTTGCTGTAAAAAGTTCTGCACGTAATCCGTGACAACTTCAACTAAATCTTCTAATTGTTGGCGATCGCCCGTGAGTAAAATCTTGTTTTCCGTCACAAGGCGCGGATCATCGAGACTCAGCTCAAATTTTAATTCTTTAATCACCGGATTCCCTGTCCATTGGGACAACGCAGAAGCTTTTGCAACCACTTCTAGGCTACAAGTCGGCGGTGTATATCGACGGATGAGGGTGGGTGAGAGCATAAAGTTTAGCGGCGGGTCAAATCAAGAAGGTTTAGTGAGAACAAGGAGTTTTAAATTGTTTTATTCTGTAGCATGATCCATTAGCGCCAGCCATAAACGACGATGACCATTGGTTGCGCCATAAAACAGCAAATCAATGAGCAGCTTGAACGCGAGACGCACCAAAAATTCTGGCGGAGCAGGACTTTCTTCGTCCATGCGCTCTTGGTAAGTATTACTAAAATTATCGAGATAATCCCCCAACAATGCCGCCCGATGGGGTTCTTTGCCCTGTTCCGTCATTTGTTCGAGTAATGCACAAGCCCGGCGGATATTGTCCTGTTCCTGTTGGGCGAGGTGACAAATGATCAAAACGAGAGATCTTGCTTCCTCCACATCCAGCTTTTTGCGCCCACCACTACTCTTACGCAAAGGATTCGATTGTCGCAACCGCCATAATGTGACGCGATCGCCAATTACTTTTTCGAGGTTAAGTTCTTTCGCTGCCAATAACATCGCTTCCGAGCCGATTCCAGATAAAGATTCCAACGCCAACAGAATCAGGTCGAGGTGACTTTTGATATTCTCCAGCTGCTGACCATCGGGAGTTCGGGTCAGGGTCAAATCCTGTACAGATGCAGGAGCAGTAACCGTTTGGAGACTGGGGCGCATAACTATAATTTAGGCGATCGCTCGGTGAATAGGCATGGGGTTACAGGTCTTGAAACGTATTTGGTTCGCGGAATGTTCCCCCATATTATGCCCTACAACGCCAAACCTCTCTTTTCCTAACGCAATCATTAATTTTGGAGAAAAAGGCTCTGATTATTTGCGTCTTCTTATTTAGATAATTCAGCTCCTAATTTATGATGGCGATCGCCTGCTACTTTTTTGTTTGATAACCTATGAAGAGATAAGCCTAGGTGAAATCTATATGGTTGCTCTTACTGGTAAGCCATCATCATTAATCCATGAGATTACTCTCGAACAGAATGGTGCTGCTTCGTTATTTCGTTTCAGCGATTCGCTACAGACGAAGATGGAAATGCTTTTAGAGAAAAAAAAGGCAGATCAATTGTCTACCGATGAAGTACTAGAACTAGAGGCTATTGGCGAGCTAGATCGTATTTTCACCCACCTTAACGCCATGCTGCTTGTCCAAAATGCCGCTTGACAAAGAGCTGCGCCAAACTGTGCGCGAAAGAGCAGATTATTTGTGTGAGTATTGTCATTCGCCAGAGAAGCTGAGTGCAAGTCGTTTTACTATTGACCATCTCATTCCTCGATCTTTGGGTGGTACTGATGATTTGGAGAATTTGGCTCTGGCCTGTCGTCGCTGCAATGAGCGTCGATACAATTTTGTGGCAGGTGTTGATCCAAAAAACAAAGAAATAACACCCATTTATCAACCTCGTTTATATCAGTGGTCGGATCATTTTTGTTGGGAAAATCAAGGTGCATTGATCCGAGGTGTTCTGAATGATGAGAGATATCCGGCAGAAGATTCGATTCAAGCAACAAGGAAACTTTGGATAGCTGCAGGTTGGCATCCACCTCAAAATGATCCTTGTGCTGATTAGAGTACTGATCGCCTATTACTTCTTCGAAATGTGGGTAGGGCGATCGCTATAATTAGTGCATGACTTCACTGTGGAGTGACACGATTTACAATGCTTCCATCAGTCAATCATCCTTTACCTACTGCTGCTGAGCTGCCCTGTTCGGACGATATACCCGTGGACAACGAAGATCAAAATCTTCTCCCCAATTTACTGCTGCTCCTTTTGACTCATCTCTGGGCGGAGCGCATGGATTGGTATTTTGGCGTTGATATGGCGATTTACCATACTACTGGGGCTAATCCTCGCGTGCCGATTGTGCCTGATGCTTTTCTGAGCTTGGGTGTGGAGCGGAAAAAAGGTGGCAAGTCTCGACCGAGCTATGTTCTGTGGGAAGAGAACGATATTGCGCCGATGTTTGTTTTGGAGATGGTTTCCCACACGCCGGGCGACGAATACACAAAGAAAATGGCAAAGTATGCCCAGCTCGGTGTGCTTTATTATGTGATTTACAATCCGGAATTTTGGCAGCGCGATCGCCATCTGCCTTTTGAGGTTTACAAATTGGAAGAGAGTGCTTATCGTCTTCAGATTGGTGAACCCTATTGGATGCCAGAAATCGGGTTAGGCATCGGGCGTTATCAAGGGGTAATTGGCGGTATCCCCCAAGAAATATTGACTTGGTTTAATGAATCAGGCGATCGCCACCTCAGTGCAGCAGAGCAAGCCCAACAGCAGGTAGGGCAAGAGCGACAAGCAAAGGAACGTTTAGAGGCTTACTTGAGATCCCAAGGCATTGACCCAGACCATCTACCAAACTAAAAAAGCCTGAAATTATCGGAGTTTACTGGCAAGGATAAGATCATGGGCAATCATCATTGCACAGAAAGAGATATTTCTGCATTGTGCGTAAATCCTACTAAAACAATCTCAAAAGTCCCTAGATTTCAGGATCTCGAGCGCTATTCTTTTACTGTCAAAGTAGAGATTCTAGGGCGATCGCCATGGCATCGATTTCAGCTTCAGTGGTGAAGTAATGGGTGCAAGCGCGAATACAGTCAGGGTAAGTCAAAGTGCGCAAACAAAACCCTTGTTCTTCAAGGATTTCAACAAGTTTTTTATGACCAATCGGGGAGTCAACGACAAACGAAACTAAACCCGATTCCGGTGGAGAATTTTTAAGGCAAGACACCGCATTAATCGTGTTTAATCTTTCCCATGTATAGGCACTCATCTCACAGATTTTGGCGTAACGTTGCTCCGATGTTCCCCAGCTCTGGTGCAGGGCGATCGCCTCAGTGAGTCCTACTTGTAAAGGATAAGCAGAAGTTGCCACTTCGTATTGATTGCCATCATTTTTTAAGGTGACTTCCTTTGGAGAAGGCCATGTTTTCACGCCCCGCCAGCCAATGAAAGTTGGTCGCAAGGTCGCCATCGCAGCTTCAGAAACATACAAACCGCCCACGCCCGCAGGGCCACAGCACCATTTGTGGCCAGTAAAGGCGTAGAAATCCACTCTCATTTCTTCTAAATTCAGCGCGAGCCCCCCGACCGATTGCGCCGCATCCACCATTACCTGCACATCTTGGTCATGGCAAACTTGGCAAATTTCTTTGAGCGGTAAAACCTGTCCCGTATTCCAAAGCAAATGACTAATGACTAAACAGCGTGTTTTCGGGGTTAATGCTTGGGTAATCACTTCTGTGGGATCACCTTCATTGAGGGTGTCAAAAATTGGGCAGAAATTGAGCTTTACACCAAAGCGATACACCAGTCCTTGTAATATCCCAATGATGCCGGGGTGTTCACAATCTCCCACTAGAATTTCGTCACCTTCCTGCCACTCGATGCCCCATAGCGCGATATTGCAGCCCATGGTGACATTTTCTGTGAGCACCAAATTTTTCGGTTGGACGCGTAATTCGGAGGCGATCGCCGCTTTTGTTTTCGCCATCACATCCTGCGCCCAAGCATTCACCGCTATGGAAAAAGGCCCTTGCACTTGCACTTTGTCATAGCTGGAAATAATGGCATTCAGCGCTTTTCGGGAAAGGGGCCCCTGCCCACCAAAATTAAAATAAGACTTAGCCGCGATCGCCGGAAATTGTAGACGCAACTGTTCGAGATCCATTGCCATAAAAAAATTGGGGAGAGTATTAATAAAAAAATCAGGCGATCGCCGTCTAAACTTGCGGGAAAAACTGGCGCGAGTCCGCATCAAATTCCCAACTGACATTTTGGGGATCTTTGTCGCGACTCCATTCAAGGAAACCCTCTTCTTGGCGACGTTTGCGGAGGGTGCTGGGATGAACATCCAAACGTTTAGCGAGATCGGCTTGGATCATCGGCTCCAGAGCTTGGGCAGAATGTAAATCGACTAAGGACGAAATATTTCCCACCCGCGAGGCATCCTCCACATCAAGCAACTGGGCAATGTCGTTGGGAGAAGATGATGCTTCAACAGGCTCTGACTGCACTGTATCGGCCAGCTCAAATTCGTCTAGCTCAAACTCTGGATCGCTATCGTCAAACATATTGCCCAACGCACTCACGGTCAGAAAATAGTAAATAATGCCGCGATTTTCGTAGGCGATCGCCTGAGCGCCATATTCCTTCGCTTTACGGTTTAGAAACCAACGGGCAGAGCCACCAGATAAACCCGTTTCGAGGGCAAGGTCAGCGACGGTAATTTTGCCTTGGTTAGTTTCAATGAGGCGACGAAAATCCGGATTTACCGCCAGAGATAACTGTTGCCATTGGTATTCTTGCCACAGCCGCCACGCAATGGAAAAGGCGATCGCCAACACGATCAGCGGCCAAGCTGTAATCACTACTGTCATCAACAGTGCGAAGGGAAGAATAAGAATTAAAAGTCCTTTTGCCTCGTTGTCCATCGGAAGTCAGGGATCAGTTATCAGTTATCAGTTATCAGGTATCAGTCAACAGTATTGTATGTGGTGAATCTACGCTGTGCTGCTCAATTCGGCTAAATCTAAACGCTTAAACATGGTATTGCGAGCTTGTTTTGCTAGGTTGTCATCAATGGGAGAAAATTCCACTGTTTGTTGATATTTGCGTTCGAGGGCTTTTTCGAGGAGCCAATCGGCAATAAAGGGATTTTTCGGCAAAAGAGGGCCATGGGCATAGGTGGCGATCGCCATTTTATAGAAAGCACCTTCCCAACCATCTTCGCCGTTATTGCCATAACCCGTTAAAACTTTGCCGAGGGGCTGCACATCACCAAGATAGGTTCTGCCGCCATGGTTTTCGAAGCCGAGGGCAACGGGTTTTTGACCAAGTTTTTTTGTGAGATCGTCTGCTAAAGGATTCGCCGTAATTTCAAAGGCCACATTGCCGATACAGCGTTTCGCCTCAAAGCCGGGATGCTTACTGACTAAATCTAAAATGCCTAAACCTTCGATACGTTGACCAAGGGCAGGTTCATAATATTTGCCGAGCAACTGGGGAGAACCGCAGGTAAACACACCGGGCACAGCATCCTCAATGAGCGCTTTAAATTTAGCCGCCTTTGCTCCCTGAAGATCTCGCATGACAATTTCTTGCTGTCGATCCTGCGCCCCACCACCAACGATGAGGTCAATGTCTGACCAAGCTTCTAAGGGGGCTTCCTTATCGAGGGGAATAATTTCAACTTCAATGTCTCGCCACTGCGCCCGCTTTTCAAGACAAATCACGTTACCGCGATCGCCGTAGGTTCCCATGAGGGTAGGGTAGAGCCAGCCAAGCTTCAATTGCATAGACATTGGAGAGATTCAGCCAAATTTTGTGCAACTGATTTTAACCTGCTAGCTCCGAAAAAGACGAGTATATTGGGTTTCGTGGTTCATGCTCGCCAAGCCCAATCCCCATGAGCAAGCGTAAAAATGTTCTTCTTTTGGGTCGAGTAATTCTGTGGCAACAGCATCAATGATGGGATGAAGTTCGTAAATAATTTGTTGTCCTTGGGTTTGTCCGAGGGGCACAAGCTTCACCGCCGCGCTAACAAGATTACTCGCCCAACTATGCAGATACGCCCAAACGGCTTGTCTTGTATCAATCTCCCATAGGGCGATCGCCACCCCAAAAGCCACCGCAAAATGACAATTTTTACCGATGGATTCTCGCAATGCTTGTATTTGCACCCGCTTTTCTGGATCAAGGTCGCCCAATAATTTCAAAAGGCTATTACCCATCTGCATACTTTGCTGCCGCAATTCTGACGTTTCCCTTGTACCGTTGAGCCAACTATTCCAGTAGTTTAATTCCGAGTTTTCGTTAGCAATAATGGCCTGATTTACCTTCAGCATCACGGCGATATCCATCCGAATCGAGCCATGTTTAAGTTCTGTCGTGAGCCAATCTTGAATGCCCTCTGCCGAGGTGATCAGCTCCGACTCGACGAGAAACTCTAAGCCATCGGAATAGTTATAAGCCCCAAGGGGAACACTCGAATTTGTCAGTTGCAGTAGAACGAAAAAACTTTGCACAGTCTTGTAGTCAAAATGAGGGAATCAGCACAACTTTTTTGTACCTCAACCTCACTTTACCGTCGCTGTCGCAACAACCAAAAACAAATTGGGACAACAAACAACGCACTAAAACTAGTCACACTGACAACTTGCTCCAAAGTAATAAAAGCTTCAGAAGTCGTCACGGTGGTTGTAGTCTCTACAGGTGCAACAACCTCTTCTGTGCTTTCAGAAGTCGGAGTCGGATCAGAAGGCTGTTCTTGCGTATTTTTAGTCGGGCTAGGAACCGTTTCCGATTCCTGTTTTTCACCCGTATGATATTTCGGATCATGAGCGAATAAGACTTCTGAGGCATTGGTCATGGCATGTTACTTTTACGAACCGATGTAGCACTTTATTAAAGCACTCTTGACTGTCTAGCCGACTGGAGAGTTTAAGGTGAAGTTACGAGTTAGTACTTTTCGAAACTTTGAACAATCCATGAAGCGATTAATTTTTATTGGTGTTGCGGCAGTGAGCCTCGGTTTTGGGGGTTGGTACTGGTGGGGGCTTACCCGCTCTGGTTCGATGACGGCTGATGTGAATACAGTTAAGACGACCGCAACGCAATTGGTTGCTGCTGAAGTTTTTCGGACACCGACCTGTGGCTGTTGTGGGTTATGGATTGACCATGCAGAGGCTCACAATTTTACTGTGGTCGATCATCAGCAAGAAGATTTAACTCCCATTAAGGAGCAATATGGCATCACACCGGAGCTGGCTTCCTGTCATACCACCATTGTCGATGGTTATGTTTTTGAAGGGCATATTCCTGCCACGGAGGTTCAGCGTTTTTTGGCCAATCCTCCTAAAGATGTGATTGGTTTGACGGTTCCCGGTATGCCTATTGGTTCTCCGGGGATGGAAATGGCAAATAAATCGCAACCCTATGCGGTTTTGGCTTTGCACCGTAATGGTTCTACTTCTGTCTTTGCGGAGTATTAATCAACAAATTATTGAGAGGATTTGTTCGCGATGGTCATCAATCGACGAGATTTTATTGGTTTAAGTGCTATCGGTTTGTTCGGTGGGCTGGCTCTTAAGGGTTGTCAAGGTTTTGTTAGTCAAGGGTCTGTGAGTGATGGGGCGGCGATCGCCGCTATTCATCGCAGTAAAGATGGCCTACTGGAAATAGATCTAACCGCCCAATATGCGGATCTTGTTTTAGCAGAGCAAGCGATGTCCCAAATGATGACCTACAACGGGCAACTTCCAGCACCACGCCTCGAAGTCAAGCCGGGCGATCGCCTCATTATCCATTTCACAAACAATCTCAACCAAGGGACAAATTTACATTTCCATGGCTTGCACCTATCGCCAGCCCAAGACAACGTTTTTCTCCACATCAAACCCGGTGAAACCTACACCTATGAGCTAGATATTCACCCAAACCAACGGGGTGGCACCTATTGGTATCATCCCCATGTCCATGGCTCGGTGGCAGAGCAACTGTTTCGCGGGCTAGCGGGCATTATTGTGGTGCGCGGAGAACTCGATAATATTCCAGAAATTGCCGCAGCTCAGGAAGAATTTTTCCTCTTACAAGATTTTGCGTTGCCCAATGAAAACAGTAGCCACATGAATTTGATGGCAGGGCGAGAAGGCTCGCTACGCTTGGTCAATGGCAATTATCACCCGACTATTGAAGTGACGGAAAATTTACTACGACTACGACTCGTGAATGCTTCGCCCTCCCGATTTTATAATTTGCAAATAAAAGGGCAAACATTAATACAAATTGCGACGGATGGCGGTGCATTAGCCCAACCAAAGGCCATTGATCAATTGTTGCTCACGCCCGGACAGCGGGCAGAGTTGCTCATCCCTACGGTGAATTTACCGGACATTCCGATTCATCTCCTCAACCTCCCTTACCAACGGACGCAAATGGGCATGATGGGTCATCAAGCGACCCAAGTTGTTGAGGCGATCGCCGATTTTAAACGAGCTGCAAAAAATTACAGCACCGTGACCCTCCCAGAAGCATTTCAGCCGATCAAACCATTACCCGAACCAGAGCAAACTCGACAATTTAGACTGAACCACGGTATGGCGCGCGGTCACAGGGGCGGCAACGGTCACAGGGGTGGTCAAATGCCCGGCCAAGGTATGGCATTTCTCATTAATGGTGAATCCTATTCAGGAGCAGTGGATACCGAGGTCACCCTAGATACCGTAGAAGACTGGGAGATTATAAATACGGGCACTATGGATCATCCCTTCCATGTCCACACCAACAAGTTTCAAATTATTAGTCGTAATGGTATCCCAGAAGCGGCGATCGCCTGGCACGATACGGTGTTGGTTAAAGTTGGTGAAACCGTCAAAATCCGCATGGCATTTCAACATTTTACTGGTGAGACAGTTTACCATTGCCATATTCTCGACCACGAAGATTTGGGGATGATGGGCAAACTAAAAATAAGTGCGCCACAAAATAGTTAACCCTACGGTCTTGATAGTGTGGAGCTGCCGATAATTATTCGGCTGTGCTGTTGTCGATTTTTGGCGATCGCCATACCCACCAAGCCCCCAAACAAAGGGTGATATTCCCAATGACCGTCGTCGCTGCTTGGGTTGTGACGAGCCATTCTAAAGATTCGGCATTATCAAAAAAATGCCACGTACAGGCACACATCGCACTGACTAGGGAAGGTAGCATGCCCCATGAGAGAGCCGTCCAACTTTTATCGTCGGTGAGCTGACCATAGGTATAGATGAGCCAAATTGCCATAATCCATTCGAGGACACTGGACACATGAACCATCCACGTGGGGAAGGAGAGGGCATTCATAAAAGGAAACTTTGAAAAATAGATTAGGGTCTAGAAATAAAGCGACGGGTGGCGATCGCCGAATCTTAGAGCGTTGGAGCATCTTTTTTAACTTTGCCCAACTGCTCAATGGTGTCGTTAATCACAGAGGTTAAACTTTTGCGCGTTTGCTCGTGGGCTTCGCGCTCTGCAGCCAAATCACTAAGCGCTTGACTCCGTTCCTTAGAAGCTTGAATTAGCTGTTGCTGTAATGACTCTACATCGGCGATCGCCAGAATTTCTTGTTCTAGCTCTGGATTGCTGGCTTGTCCCGCCGTTAGTTGGCCTGCCTGTTGCCATGTTTGCATCGTCAGCTGGATCTGCTCAAACTGCTCCTTTGCCAAACGTGCTTCTGTGCGTCGCTGTTGCGCCTCTTCCGTATAACGTTGCCGCCAACTGGCTTCATTTTTTTGACTCGTTTGCAGCTCTTGTTGGAGGGTGGCAAGCTGCTGCTTAAGACGGTTAATTTCGCCGAGCCATTGCACAACTGCTTCGCTCATCGGCTTAAACTCCTAGAGTAGGTGCTACATAGTCCATAGTAATCTGCCTTTCTCAATCTGAAAATGTGATCTTGCGTCTTGCTGTTGATCTTGCAATGATATTTTTACAAGGCTATGAAAAATCTTGTGCTCAACCCGTTTGTCTCGGATCCATCAATATTGTCCTATCGCAATTTTTGAGTCACACACCGGACTGAAAATTAGGCGATCGCCACAAAAATCACGCTAAATAATCAAAAAAATTTGGCCTAGCCCATGGCAACCATCCAGCTATGAAACGTTTTTTTCGCTTTTTCCTATACGTCAACCACCAGACGATCTATTGCACCATCCGACAGGCACTCAAACGTCGTCTAGTAGGATTGTCAGCAGAAATTGCGTTTAACGTGATGCTATCACTCTTTCCCATCATCATCATGGCCCTAACCGCCCTGGGATTATTTACAGAAGAGCTTGATACGACAGTGATTCAGCTGGCCAGCTACTACCAAGACGTGATTCCGCCATCAACATGGGAACTCTTAGGGGGGTTTGCCCAAGAAATTAGCGAATCGCCCAACACGAGTTTATTTTCCATCAGTTTTATCGCCACCATTTGGGTTTCGTCCAGTGCGTTAGGTACTGCGATGAATGCCTTAGACCTCATTCACGAAATTCCTCCCAAACAGCGTCGTCCCTTTTGGAAAGCAAAATTAATTTCCATCGTGATTACCATCGGGGCGATCGGTTTATTGCTCTTTGCCTCTTTCTTGGTGCTGCTAGGCGATAGCTTTGTAAAAGTTGGCCTCGATCTCTCCGAGCGCCTACCCGTCGATTCGGGAGGGATACAGGTACTCGTGATTTTGTGGCAACTAATTAGTTTTCCCCTTGCCCTAATTCTCGGTGCAGGCATTGTAGCGATGCTTCTTAATATTCTGACAAGCCCTGCCGATCGCCGTCACCCGATGCGCAAAATCAAGAAAATGTCCTTAGGTTTAGCCGTTGGCGTTTCGTCTTTACTTTTGCTGTGTTTTTTAATCATTTTTATTCAAAAAATCATTGTTAATCTGCAAATTGATTATGATATCGCCAGTTTTATTGTGACTCTCTGGCGATTTCTCAGCTTTCCTGTTGCTTTGGGGATTGTCTCCATTGCCTTTGCCTTTATCTACAGCATGGGTTCTAGCCGCATGATTAAGGGCATGCCCATTTTGCCGGGTGCTGTTGTGGGAGCGGTGTCTTGGGCGGGTATTTCAGCGTTATTTCGTCTCTATGTTTCAAATTTTGGGCAATATAATCGCGTCTATGGTGCTGTCGGAACGGTCATTATTTTAATGTTGTGGTTGCAACTGAGTGCTTTGGTCATGCTTGTGGGAGATCAGCTAAATGCTGTGGTCGGGGAAACAATGCTCATTGATTCGTTAAAGCGTGCGGAGGCTAAAAATGCCAAACAGTCCCAAACATCTAGTGATTATGAAAATTCCCCTCTGCAAGAAGAAGCATAAGGGGAATAATCTTTTATTGAAGGTCAATTCAGGTTAAGGGTTGAGCAGACATACTTTAGAAAAAGGGAAATACGGGGAGGGGGAGACATGGAGAGTAAATTAAAGAGAGTAAATTAAAATCCGCTTTTTTGATCCTCACAATTAATTGTTTGAATGCAAAATCCCCCCTTCACTAGCTCTCCCTTTCACCCCGTCGTCACTCCGGCTCTTTTTCAAACCAAATTCAGGTTAATTTAGGCGATCGCCGCAGAAGCAAACTCCTGTTTGAGGATATCCACCTTATCGAGACGCTCCCAAGGTAGATCTAAATCAGTTCTACCAAAGTGACCATAGGCTGCCACATTTTGGTAAAAACGCCCTTGGCGATCGCCGGGAAGATTACGCAGATCAAACGCCTGAATAATGCCCGCCGGACGGAGCTCAAAATGCTTCTGTACCGCTTCGAGGAGCTTGTCCTCATCCACCTTACCAGTGCCAAAAGTCTCCACCAAAACACTCACCGGGCGCGCCACACCAATCGCGTAGCTCACCTGCACCTCACACTTATCCGCAAGACCCGCTGCCACAATATTTTTGGCGACATAACGACAAGCATAGGACGCACTACGGTCTACCTTTGTGGGATCTTTACCAGAAAAAGCACCGCCACCGTGGCGAGAATAACCACCATAGGTATCAATAATAATTTTGCGACCGGTTAAACCAGAGTCGCCTTGGGGACCACCAATTACAAATTTACCTGTTGGGTTAACCAAGAACTTTGTCTTTTCCGTTAAACCAACGACCGCCTCAGCAAAGACAGGCTCCACAACACTCGCCATTAAATCAGCCTTGATTTTGGCCTGTACATCACTATTTTCAGTGAGACTACCAATCGTTGCCGTGTGCTGCGTCGAAATCAAAATCGTGTCGATCGCCACCGGTTGACCATCTTCATAGGCTACCGTTACTTGGGTTTTACCATCGGGGCCAAGATAATCTAGCTCACCACTTTTGCGCACTTGACTGAGCTTCAAAGAAAGACGGTGAGCCAAGCTAATGGGTAAAGGCATCAACTCCGGCGTTTCGTTGCAAGCATAGCCAAACATTAAACCCTGATCACCAGCACCGATTTGGTCTAACTGATCATCACTGAGCTTGTCCCGTTGCTCTTGGGCACTGGTCACCCCTTGGGCAATATCCGGAGACTGCTCATCAAGGGCAATCAACACAGAACAACTGTTAGCAGAAAAACCATTATCAGCATTGGTATAGCCAATCTCGGCAATTTTCTCGCGAGCCACCTTAATGAAGTTGACATTCGCTTTGGTGGTAATTTCACCAGTAACCACGACTAAGCCTGTGTTCGTGACCACCTCTGCGGCAACACGACTGGCGGGATCTTCAGCAAGGACAGCATCTAGAATGGCATCTGAGATTTGGTCACAGATTTTATCGGGATGCCCTTCTGTTACAGATTCAGAAGTAAAGAGATAACGACGAGACAATGTTGTTGATCCTCTTAAATATATAGATTTACATAACAAAACACGTAGTTTTCCATTCTATCTGTTCGAGTTCCGCCCTTCGGGAATGTCTGCAAAATTGCGCGATGTTTATTGGGGATGCAAAAAATAGCAACGAACCAAAACTATTAGCTTGAAGACTTTACGATAATGGCGAAATCCTTAGTGAAAACCTGTATTGTTACGATGATTTTTCTTGAGTTGTTCGAGCTCTAGCTCAATTTCATCGGGAGTAACGGGTATGGCCTTTTGCTTTGCTGGGGCTTTTGGCTGGGCTGATTGGGAAGGGCGAGTGGTTGGCGGAGATATTTTCTTTTTCGCTGGTTGTGGTGGGGATGTTTTCTGTGGCGGTCTAGCATTTTTTGCCCTAGGGGTGGGAAAACGAATCAGATGTTCAAGGTGGTAGAGGTAAAGGGCGATCGCCGTGTAAAGAATCAGACAGGACACCAAAAATTCTTCTTCGTCAATGAAATCGATGTAGTTTGAATATTGGTTAGAGACGGAGTCCAAGCCGATGGCCATCAATGTGGGGACAACGAATAAAAATGTCGTTAGGGTACAGGCAAAAATCGCCACCATCCAACCGTAAATACCTTCCCACAAACTGTGAATGACTTTTGGTTTGGGCACACCTTTAAGCTGGTGCAAAATATTCTGAAAAACCCAGTGAAAAGCCGTCATCATCGCGACGGGAATCAGCAAAAAGGAAACTAATCCATAGGTATGGGTTCACTAGCCAACTGCTAAGATAAAGCCGGAATAGGACTTGGTTCGGGTGAATCAGGCAAAAGCGGTTTTGTGTCTGAATATGAACAATGTCCAAGATTTGCAAGCCAGTATGCGAAAAAGTTAATTCCAGCCAGCAAGCGCATGGAAATAGATTAACGTAACTACAAAGAATGTGAATTACAGGAATATGTCGAAAGCCTTAAAAATACTTTTTGTCTCAACCAGCTCAGGTTCACAGGGAGGCGGAGAACTGTGTCTAGTTTACCAAGGGCGTGCCCTTGCCAAGCTTGGACATCAAGTCACACTCTGGACATCAACCCACAGCAGGATGGATCCCCTTTGCGAGCAGTTTAGTGAAGTGGGAGAAGTAATTCGCTACGATTACACAAATACCTATGATTACAAATTCCGCTCACTGCAACACTTCACTTCCATATTCAAAAAAGACCAAGGCATTATTGAAAACTGGAAAAAAATAGCACCTGATTTTATCCACCTAAACAAGCAAAATTTAGAAGATGGTTTGGACTTGGTGGCCGCCTTAGAATACGTCGAT
This genomic window from [Limnothrix rosea] IAM M-220 contains:
- a CDS encoding DUF2499 domain-containing protein, coding for MNALSFPTWMVHVSSVLEWIMAIWLIYTYGQLTDDKSWTALSWGMLPSLVSAMCACTWHFFDNAESLEWLVTTQAATTVIGNITLCLGAWWVWRSPKIDNSTAE
- the metK gene encoding methionine adenosyltransferase; this translates as MSRRYLFTSESVTEGHPDKICDQISDAILDAVLAEDPASRVAAEVVTNTGLVVVTGEITTKANVNFIKVAREKIAEIGYTNADNGFSANSCSVLIALDEQSPDIAQGVTSAQEQRDKLSDDQLDQIGAGDQGLMFGYACNETPELMPLPISLAHRLSLKLSQVRKSGELDYLGPDGKTQVTVAYEDGQPVAIDTILISTQHTATIGSLTENSDVQAKIKADLMASVVEPVFAEAVVGLTEKTKFLVNPTGKFVIGGPQGDSGLTGRKIIIDTYGGYSRHGGGAFSGKDPTKVDRSASYACRYVAKNIVAAGLADKCEVQVSYAIGVARPVSVLVETFGTGKVDEDKLLEAVQKHFELRPAGIIQAFDLRNLPGDRQGRFYQNVAAYGHFGRTDLDLPWERLDKVDILKQEFASAAIA
- a CDS encoding multicopper oxidase family protein; protein product: MVINRRDFIGLSAIGLFGGLALKGCQGFVSQGSVSDGAAIAAIHRSKDGLLEIDLTAQYADLVLAEQAMSQMMTYNGQLPAPRLEVKPGDRLIIHFTNNLNQGTNLHFHGLHLSPAQDNVFLHIKPGETYTYELDIHPNQRGGTYWYHPHVHGSVAEQLFRGLAGIIVVRGELDNIPEIAAAQEEFFLLQDFALPNENSSHMNLMAGREGSLRLVNGNYHPTIEVTENLLRLRLVNASPSRFYNLQIKGQTLIQIATDGGALAQPKAIDQLLLTPGQRAELLIPTVNLPDIPIHLLNLPYQRTQMGMMGHQATQVVEAIADFKRAAKNYSTVTLPEAFQPIKPLPEPEQTRQFRLNHGMARGHRGGNGHRGGQMPGQGMAFLINGESYSGAVDTEVTLDTVEDWEIINTGTMDHPFHVHTNKFQIISRNGIPEAAIAWHDTVLVKVGETVKIRMAFQHFTGETVYHCHILDHEDLGMMGKLKISAPQNS
- a CDS encoding YihY/virulence factor BrkB family protein; amino-acid sequence: MKRFFRFFLYVNHQTIYCTIRQALKRRLVGLSAEIAFNVMLSLFPIIIMALTALGLFTEELDTTVIQLASYYQDVIPPSTWELLGGFAQEISESPNTSLFSISFIATIWVSSSALGTAMNALDLIHEIPPKQRRPFWKAKLISIVITIGAIGLLLFASFLVLLGDSFVKVGLDLSERLPVDSGGIQVLVILWQLISFPLALILGAGIVAMLLNILTSPADRRHPMRKIKKMSLGLAVGVSSLLLLCFLIIFIQKIIVNLQIDYDIASFIVTLWRFLSFPVALGIVSIAFAFIYSMGSSRMIKGMPILPGAVVGAVSWAGISALFRLYVSNFGQYNRVYGAVGTVIILMLWLQLSALVMLVGDQLNAVVGETMLIDSLKRAEAKNAKQSQTSSDYENSPLQEEA